A stretch of DNA from Cryptomeria japonica chromosome 4, Sugi_1.0, whole genome shotgun sequence:
tattgatCAGATGCTATTCCAAATTGACAAGATACTAAATATATAAATTACATTCAGCATAATCATTGTACACAAAATCCAAACAAATAAGCAATTACTACTCTACTTAAACACtatttatttcaaatttattatatattattctTAAAACTTTAATATGAAatctataaaattaatttaaattaaaaaaaatgttaaaaatactATAATGATAGATGACTTTTCTAACtctttcattaaaaaaatattttataaatcacTTAAACTAAATATGAAatgtatttataatttataatcaaataaataaattagatgacAAAGTGTTCCCTAAGGAAGTTCTCTTGccattaaattattattttcttaaaagAATTTAAAAAACAATTAAACAAATACCAAAACGTGGGTCCTCAGTGGACAGTCCGCCATGGTGTGCGGAATTTTGACCAATAAAATGTATTGTATTATTTTATTCTCCATATGCTTGAATTATATGGCACAACGTAGCACAGTGGATGACCAACATATTAGTCAAACTATCATATAAAATTATGGATATGGAAACTCTAATGTAAATCGGTTGGTTGAGTTGTTGGACAACCACCGACACAGGTTCAAACTTCGTCTCAGTCCAAAGAGCCACTTTACCTAGCCGTGTTAGGTGGGGTCTATGGGTTTAGCGTGCGGCCCAGAGGATTAAGTCTACTTTGTTTGGACTGACTTGGTAAAGGGTCATAAGTGAGTCGTGGGGACACCTTTGagatatcaaaaaataaaataaaaataatggatGAAAGTTTATTAGATCATTGCAAGATGATTATAAAAAAATGTGTCATCTGATTATAAGTGATTAAATACCATAAATGGTCATCCATACAACTTTAACATGATATCACTTGTATACCAGTTATTCTTCACACTTTTTTTAGACTGTAGGAATTGGGTAGCTTTTCTATAAACTGCAACGTGTTGGGTAAACTTTTTAAGGTTACTAGTGATGTTGTGTGGAGACTAAATCTCATGTCCTTGTGCATAGAAAGTTCTCAAAAATTGAGCCAAACCCCAACCCAATAAGGCACTATTCTCCATACTTTTAAAAGTTTTCGTCATGGGAAATTTCTTTGTAAGTGTGGTAAGTTTTTCATAAGTGTTTGAATTTAAATTACATCTTCTACAACCCGCACATAGTACACGACTCTAATAATAATTTAACTATTAGATTTTTTATATGTTGATTGTATTAGTACCATATATAAGCATTGTATTAGACTTTCTAAAATTAGGAAAATCTATtcttggatgagaaattgaagaagatgcaacaagaacaagagttgtagtgcttCGGATCTACTTTCTAgactattatatttttaaaaaatggtgTAAAATAAGACATTTAAAAATGGGGATTACACAAGGTGGTCCCTTTTTTATTAGAAAAATATAATCTGACATCTGGTGTGCTCCCCCCAAAATGTgaacttttttttaatatttcaaaattgcTCTCGTGAAAATTAGTTAACACCTTTTAATTTATGCCCAAATTTTTtgctaattttttaataaatatatattttttactaaGCTTCGACTAGTCATAGATTCAAAGTAATGTGCAACCCTAATGGAGAGCATGCTTGAAAATGTGTGAATTTTTTTTACAATTTGGAAAAACATGTCTTTGGGTATTCAAATAACTGTCCAATCCTAAGACAAATCCAACCCGAAGGATCGGAAATTGCCAATACATATACAAACGTGTGCATGGTATGGTGTGCTTGTAATATGGCCTAATATTGGTGAGAATGCAAACATGTTTTAAAGAATAATTTTGTCCAACTGCACATATTTTTTCTCAATCATTTGACCTCAAACTCTATATTTTTCCTTCCTTATGTATTCTAAACTATCTTTAATGTGTATATATTCACAGGTGAGAGTGATTTTAGATATCTAATATTCATAATATTAGATAATCCACTTACATAATATTCACCCTGCTTCCTATTCACATTGTAAGGTATTGTAAAAAAAACATACACAATTTTTTACAATCCAATTTATTGAAAcctcaatctacaaacaattttttTCCTCATAGAAATGAATTCTAATTTTACATTTCCAATCTTAATAATAATACACTAGACAAGATACAAGTTTTCTTTCCGTCTTTAAAAAAACTCTACAACTAACACAAAAATGTTGAACAATTGAACAATCTTCACTTTATAGTtcttcttcaaatcaatcttgttgTAACAATAGTACAATCTTCACATTATAGTGCTCCTTCAAATCGATCTTGTCTAGATACCTTATTTTTGTTATGCCTCCCTAGAACCCTAACAATAGTTTGAAGTCAAAGAATTTTAAAATATTGCTTTAATCGCTAGAATTTCACGAACCCCTGTAGAAGCCATACATGGACGCGAGGGTTTGAACAAACGTGAAGAGAAAAATAAAAGTTGCAGCGAACAAAGATACTATGGTACGCCAGCGCCTTGTAAAATGGTTGACAAAAAACTCGAGTAATCCCGTCTTCCATTTGCTCCTGTAACACTCAATTATCTCTTTCTTCACAGCCATGAGCGGTTCAAGAGAAGATATGGCCATTCCCTTACACAGATTCTCCCACAACTCAGCCACCTTTGCATCATTTCCCACGTAGATATAAAACACCCCTGCCATCCTCAGTGTAGTCCCGTCTTGCTCCGAGTATATCAAACTATCCATCAAACCCACATAGCAAGACACAACCTGCAACTCCGACGGAAGAAACGCCTCCATGGCCATCAGATTTCTCAAAACAGTTTCAGTATTTTCAGATATCATTATGATGGGAAGGTACAGAGTAGAGGCTTCCCTATCAAATCTCAGAGCCATGCCACCGTCTCCCGTGTAGGGGCGAATGTGTACTCCTGCTTTGCTTAACATCGATACGGAGGGCAAAACGTGATTACAGAGATTATTCCGGGTCTGTACAATAGGCAGAGATGAACTCCGGCCTCCGGAAAAGAAAGAGAGGATTAAACCATGCAAGAAACCCAAGAAATGTTCCCGACCAATGAAGGGGGAATCGAGTTCAAATCGTGAAATCTGCAGGTATTTGAACGGGAAAAACGAAGCAGCGGCGTTTAAGAGCAAGTCGAACAGCTTGGCCTTCGCTTCTTTTTCAGATCTGCCCTCCAGTTGTAACATCTTGTTCAGGACAAGCAGGGGAATTTGATTTTCCAACTTCACGATGTCCCCCAGTACTGCGAATCCGACCGACTTAACTCTACTCTCGTCGAAAAGAGGTTCGAAATATGTACCGCCAGAAGAATCGGATTGATCTTTGCCTGCGAGAGTCCTGAGAAGCTCTAAAAGAAAGGAAGCGTCTAAAAGCATCATCCACGCTAGAGTTTCAGAGTCGCAGTTGATGATTTTCTGGTAGTTACCTCTGATTTGGCCGTCCATTGTCTTAATCTCTGCGACCACGGAATAAATGTCTGTTTTTCCATGGAGGCGCTTGGTGATTCTTTGAACAGCGCGCTGCTTCTGGTCGACCATGTCGGAGAAATCTATAATGCAATGGAAGCAGGGCCCAATGGAGACCACCTGAGGAAGATAAGCATCGGGCTTCTGGTCCACGAGGATTTTGGGGACGGTGAAGATACAGACGGTTGAAGGGCGGGCAATGGTTTGGTTGGCTTGAATGCCCTGTTTTATTTGAATCAGCCATTCGCCCTCTCGCCTTTTGCTCTCATCTCCATCCAACTCCAATTCTTTCAACTTTGATCGATCCATAACGTCTCAAAATGGTATACTTGACTTCGAAAACAACCCTTTTATGTCTGCAAAATCAAAATCCCAAGCTTAGTTGACCGGAAATTAGTGGTACTTTCCAGACCAAACTGCACCATTCAATCTTTCAAGCTACCTATTGAGATTTTTTGTATCTGCAAAGTCAGAACCCCAAGCTTAGTTGACCGGAAATTGGCAGTCTCTTCCAGACCAAAATACAGGCTTCAATCTCTTTTCCAGTATTTTTCGGGCCTTTCACGTTGCGTATTCATACCAGACCAAAATAAAGGATTCAATATCGTTTCCATTTTTCTTTTGGGTCTTTTATGTTGCGTATTCATTCCGAAATGTGGGTCCTCAGTGGACAGTCGCTCCGCTGGCCATGGTGCGTTGGCGGAATTTTGAGCAGTGAAATGTATGTATCGTTTTTCCTGGATATGCTTGAAACTATGGCACGACGTAGCACGTCGACGACTAAGCTATTAGTCAAAGTATCATATAAAATTAAGCATCGTGCCGAGGTGCAATGATTAAAATGTATTTATACATTTCTATATTTTCTTTCTTTAATGTCTCTATTCATACATCATTTCCTAAGTGTATAAAAGACGCGTTGATTCTTTTAATTGATAATGTTACACCTCTCTTATGATACAGTTATGGTTTTCTTTCTTGCAAAA
This window harbors:
- the LOC131033463 gene encoding putative UPF0481 protein At3g02645 gives rise to the protein MDRSKLKELELDGDESKRREGEWLIQIKQGIQANQTIARPSTVCIFTVPKILVDQKPDAYLPQVVSIGPCFHCIIDFSDMVDQKQRAVQRITKRLHGKTDIYSVVAEIKTMDGQIRGNYQKIINCDSETLAWMMLLDASFLLELLRTLAGKDQSDSSGGTYFEPLFDESRVKSVGFAVLGDIVKLENQIPLLVLNKMLQLEGRSEKEAKAKLFDLLLNAAASFFPFKYLQISRFELDSPFIGREHFLGFLHGLILSFFSGGRSSSLPIVQTRNNLCNHVLPSVSMLSKAGVHIRPYTGDGGMALRFDREASTLYLPIIMISENTETVLRNLMAMEAFLPSELQVVSCYVGLMDSLIYSEQDGTTLRMAGVFYIYVGNDAKVAELWENLCKGMAISSLEPLMAVKKEIIECYRSKWKTGLLEFFVNHFTRRWRTIVSLFAATFIFLFTFVQTLASMYGFYRGS